In Streptomyces sp. P9-A4, the genomic window GGCGGGGCCGGTGCGGTCCGGTACGTCGGCCCGGCCGCCGACGCGGTGATCGCCCGGCACCCCGAGGCGCTGGTCCACGCCGGACCCCCGGACAAGGCCGGGCGCGTCCAGGCCTGGGTGGTCGGGCCCGGACTCGGCGACGGGCCGGGCGTCGCGGAGGTCCTCGCCTCCGACGTGCCGGTGCTCGTCGACGCCGACGGGCTGCGGGACCTCGACCCCGCCCTCGTACGGGCCCGCAGCGCCCCGACCCTGCTCACCCCGCACGCGGGCGAGGCGGCGGCGCTGCTCGGCGCGTCCCGGGAGGAGGTCGAGGCGGGCCGGCTCGCGGCGGTACGCGAACTGGTGGGCAGGTTCGGGGCGACGGTGCTGCTCAAGGGCTCGACGACGCTGGTGCACGGGCCGGAAGGCGGCCCCGTACGGGTGAACCCCACCGGGACCGGCTGGCTGGCCACGGCCGGCAGCGGCGACGTCCTCTCCGGGCTCGCGGGCTCGCTCCTGGCGGCAGGCCTGCGCCCGGTGGACGCGGCCTCGTGCGCCGCGTACCTCCACGGTCTCGCGGCCCGGCGGGCGTCGGAGGATCGCGGACCTGTGACGGCGGGGGAGGTCGCGGAGGCGCTGGGAGGCGCGTGGCGGGACGTACGGGACGTAGGGGCCGGCAGGTAGGCCCCCAGGGATTCCCCACCCGGCGGGTGGCCCCACCCGGGTTCCCCCCCCCGACGGTCGGCCCCCGTTTCGCCCACCCGGCGGAACCCGTTGCCCCACCCGCGCCTCCCGGCGCGCTGCTTCCCGGCGCTGGGGATTGGGTGGGTGGGGTGACCAGATGGAGAAGGCGCGTCGCGCCTCTGTCGTTGCTTCTTGCCGCCCTGCTCGTGCCCCCGGCCGGCACCGCCTTCGCCGACGCCCCCGAACCCGGGGCCTTCGCCGACGCCCCCGCCGCCGGGGACGCGCTCGTGCCCGGTGTCGTCGGTGCCGGGCGGGCCGAGTACCCGATGGACACCCCCGACCAGGTGCTGCCGCCCCTCCAGCCCGAGGGCGACGTGCCCGTGCCCGAGCCGCGGGAGGAGGTGGACGAGCTGGTCGAGTACCTGCCGAGGAGCGTGCTCGGGGCCGCCTGCGCCGCCACGACCGGCACCTACCAGCGGCAGGTCGAGCGGCTGCTCGAGCTGCCCGTCGACGGCAGGCAGTCCGCCGCCGACTGCCGTGCCATCCGCGCCTTCCAGGCCAAGGAGAAGATCAAGCCCGCCAACGGCTACGCGGGCCCGGTCACCTGGGCCCGCGCCGAACTCCTCGCCGCCCGCAGGAACCTCGACCCCGGCCGGCGCTGCCCCGCGAGGAAGTACGCCGTGGCCTGCGTCGACCTCGACCGTCAGCTCATGTGGGTGAAGAAGGGCAAGAAGGTCACCTTCGAGGTCGTCAACATCCGCAGCGGGCGGGCCGGGTACGCCACCCGCACCGGCTGGCACTCCGTCTACTGGCGCCACAAGGACCACTGGTCGTCCATCTACGAATCCCCGATGCCGTTCGCCCAGTTCTTCAGCGGCGGCCAGGCCTTCCACAGCGTCTACGGGCAGCTCGCCACGCCCACCGGCAGCCGGGGCTGCGTGAATCTCAGCTACCGCAAGGCCGAGAAACTCTGGAACGTGCTCCGCAAGGGTGACCGGGTCTACATCTGGGGAAAGCGGCCCGCGGGCTGACACCTGAGAGACTGGGCGCGATGACTGAGACACCGCCGCCCCGCAGAGCCCGCGCCGAGATCGACCTCGGTGCGCTGCGTGCGAACGTCCGCACGCTGCGCGCCCGCGTCGCCCCCCACGTCCGGATCATGGCCGTGGTCAAGGCCGACGCGTACGGACACGGCGCGGTGCGCTGCGCCCGCGCCGCCCTGGACGCGGGCGCGGACTGGCTCGGTACGGCCACCCCGCACGAGGCGCTCGCGCTGCGCGCCGCCGGGATCACGGACGTGCCGGTGATGTGCTGGCTCTGGACGCCGGGCGACCCCTGGGACCGGGGCATCGAGGCCGGTCTCGACATGTCGGTGAGCGGGCTGTGGGCCCTGGAGGAGGTCGTCGAGGCGGCCCGCGCGACCGGGGGGACGGCCAGGATCCAGCTCAAGGCCGACACCGGCCTCGGGCGCAACGGCTGCCAGCCCGCAGACTGGCCGGAGCTGGTGGAGCGGGCGCTGAAGGCCGAGGCCGAGGGCCTGGTCAAGGTCACCGGGCTCTGGTCGCACTTCGCGTGCGCCGACGAACCCCACCACCCCTCGATCGCCGCGCAGCTCGACGTCTTCCGCTCGATGCTCGACCACGCGGAGAAGGCGGGCGTCCGGCCCGAGGTCCGCCACATCGCCAACTCGCCGGCCACCCTCACCCTCCCCGAGGCCCACTTCGACCTGGTGCGGCCGGGGATCGCGATGTACGGCGTCTCGCCGAGCCCGGAGCTCGGCACCTCCGCCGAGCTGGGACTCCGGCCGGTGATGTCGCTCAAGGCGAGCGTCGCCCTGGTGAAGCGGGTCCCGGCCGGGCACGGCGTCAGCTACGGCCACCACTACGTCACCGACGCGGAGACGACCCTCGGTCTCGTCCCGCTCGGCTACGCCGACGGCGTCCCCCGGCACGCCTCGGGCCGCGGCCCCGTCCTGGTCGCCGGCACCGTCCGTACGGTCGCCGGGCGGGTCGCCATGGACCAGTTCGTCGTCGACCTCGGCGGGGAGGAGCCCGCGCCGGGCACCGAGGCCGTGCTGTTCGGCCCCGGCGACGGGGGCGAACCGACCGCCGAGGACTGGGCGGTGGCCGCCGACACCATCGCGTACGAGATCGTCACCCGGATCGGCGCGCGCGTCCCGCGCGTGTACCTGGGCGAGTAGAGGGGGCCCCGTGGGCGAGTCCAGCAGCACCGGTACCTGGCGGCGCGCCGGATTCGCCGGCGCCGCGATAGGCGTGCTGGCGGCGGGCGCGGCGGCCGGGGTGGCCGTCGAGCGGCTCACCGTCGGGCGTTCCGTACGGCAGAAGGCGCGGCTGGCCCTGGACGCCACCGGCCCCTACGGGGGGCTGCGGGGGACGCCGGGACGGGCGCTCGCGGAGGACTCGACCGTCCTCTACTACGAGGTCGACGAGGTCGAGGACGACACTCCGCCGGCCCGCCGCCGAAGGCTCTTCGGGCGCAAGGAGCCCGCGCCCGTCACCGTCGTCTTCAGTCACGGCTACTGCCTCAACCAGGACTCCTGGCACTTCCAGCGGGCCGCGCTGCGCGGTCTGGTCCGTACCGTCCACTGGGACCAGCGCAGCCACGGCCGCTCGGGGCAGGGCGTCTCGCAGTCGGGGCCCGACGCGGTGCCCGTCTCCATCGACGAGCTGGGCCGCGACCTCAAGGCGGTCCTCGACGTGGCGGCGCCGGAGGGGCCGCTCGTCCTCGTCGGGCACTCGATGGGCGGCATGACGATCATGGCGCTGGCGGACCGGTACCCGGAGTTCGTCCGTGAGCGGGTCGTCGGCGTCTCCTTCGTCGGCACCTCCGCGGGGAACCTCGGAGAGGTGTCGTACGGGCTGCCGATCGCCGGCGTCAACGCCGTCCGGCGGGTCCTGCCGGGGGTCCTGCGGGCGCTGGGCTCGCAGGCGGAGCTGGTCGAGCGGGGCCGGCGGGCGACGGCGGACCTGTTCGCCGGGCTGATCAAGAAGTACTCGTTCGCGTCGAAGGACGTGGACCCGGCGGTGGCCCGGTTCGCGGAGCGGATGATCGAGTCGACCCCGATCGACGTGGTCGCCGCCTTCTATCCGGCCTTCGCCGAGCACGACAAGGCGGCGGCGCTGGCCGTCCTGAGCGAGCTTCCGGTGCTGGCGCTGGCCGGGGACCACGATCTGGTGACCCCCAGCTCGCACACCGAGGTCATCGCCGGTCTGCTCACGGACGCGGAGCTGGTCATCGTCCCCG contains:
- a CDS encoding alpha/beta fold hydrolase gives rise to the protein MGESSSTGTWRRAGFAGAAIGVLAAGAAAGVAVERLTVGRSVRQKARLALDATGPYGGLRGTPGRALAEDSTVLYYEVDEVEDDTPPARRRRLFGRKEPAPVTVVFSHGYCLNQDSWHFQRAALRGLVRTVHWDQRSHGRSGQGVSQSGPDAVPVSIDELGRDLKAVLDVAAPEGPLVLVGHSMGGMTIMALADRYPEFVRERVVGVSFVGTSAGNLGEVSYGLPIAGVNAVRRVLPGVLRALGSQAELVERGRRATADLFAGLIKKYSFASKDVDPAVARFAERMIESTPIDVVAAFYPAFAEHDKAAALAVLSELPVLALAGDHDLVTPSSHTEVIAGLLTDAELVIVPDGGHLVMLEHPEAVTDRLADLLVRAGAVPATVTAEPDPRNG
- a CDS encoding L,D-transpeptidase family protein, which produces MLLAALLVPPAGTAFADAPEPGAFADAPAAGDALVPGVVGAGRAEYPMDTPDQVLPPLQPEGDVPVPEPREEVDELVEYLPRSVLGAACAATTGTYQRQVERLLELPVDGRQSAADCRAIRAFQAKEKIKPANGYAGPVTWARAELLAARRNLDPGRRCPARKYAVACVDLDRQLMWVKKGKKVTFEVVNIRSGRAGYATRTGWHSVYWRHKDHWSSIYESPMPFAQFFSGGQAFHSVYGQLATPTGSRGCVNLSYRKAEKLWNVLRKGDRVYIWGKRPAG
- the alr gene encoding alanine racemase → MTETPPPRRARAEIDLGALRANVRTLRARVAPHVRIMAVVKADAYGHGAVRCARAALDAGADWLGTATPHEALALRAAGITDVPVMCWLWTPGDPWDRGIEAGLDMSVSGLWALEEVVEAARATGGTARIQLKADTGLGRNGCQPADWPELVERALKAEAEGLVKVTGLWSHFACADEPHHPSIAAQLDVFRSMLDHAEKAGVRPEVRHIANSPATLTLPEAHFDLVRPGIAMYGVSPSPELGTSAELGLRPVMSLKASVALVKRVPAGHGVSYGHHYVTDAETTLGLVPLGYADGVPRHASGRGPVLVAGTVRTVAGRVAMDQFVVDLGGEEPAPGTEAVLFGPGDGGEPTAEDWAVAADTIAYEIVTRIGARVPRVYLGE